The following proteins are encoded in a genomic region of Micromonospora olivasterospora:
- a CDS encoding MarR family transcriptional regulator, with protein sequence MSDPGRPRQAPLPAPPEGSRWVRDPDEAQALFDQHADHIATTTAQRDQLRQLWHALIDRMDDNGTITASEPDLATATSTPQPTVHYRIGVLRDRGLLQRVQEAHGRGAARYGVSDPGRPRQAPVPGPALGPHRPQGENLSWLDHGATAPIPGPAPASPTGTDLPQLPGPWDDPDAPTTPAWPTGRAEPAEPMGWTEPGWPVPGTAATHEHGAAISTDPGQPSNQAGQGSDNLDDWATHEMDPADLLDVDPADLLYLLEAVGTEPDPEPQPMHPPRPQTPPRPTSWPQPNGDQPSQSPGTQSIPPGPGTQNPAPQSPTPEPVPGMDVTHEHDAAISTDFGQPSIDDQADYGSRNLDDWADDGGNLGDWAIGQGPDMDWQPSLTPPPAVTHTDAGTIHTGDTPTTPPTSHPPHPPHCTPTNPNPPPAADRYATRTRPGPCSTNTPTTSPPPQRSETSCGSCGTP encoded by the coding sequence GTGAGCGACCCGGGCCGGCCCCGGCAAGCACCGCTGCCCGCCCCTCCCGAGGGCAGCCGGTGGGTGCGCGACCCGGACGAGGCCCAGGCCCTGTTCGACCAACACGCCGACCACATCGCCACCACCACAGCGCAGCGAGACCAGCTGCGGCAGTTGTGGCACGCCCTGATCGACCGGATGGACGACAACGGAACCATCACCGCCAGCGAGCCAGACCTCGCCACGGCGACATCCACACCGCAGCCGACGGTGCATTACCGGATCGGGGTATTGCGCGACCGTGGTCTGCTGCAGCGGGTCCAGGAAGCACACGGTCGCGGGGCGGCGCGGTACGGGGTGAGCGACCCGGGCCGGCCCCGGCAAGCACCGGTGCCCGGCCCTGCCCTCGGACCGCACCGCCCACAAGGTGAAAATCTGTCCTGGCTGGACCACGGAGCTACGGCGCCGATACCCGGGCCGGCACCCGCCTCGCCGACGGGCACGGACCTGCCACAACTGCCCGGGCCGTGGGACGACCCGGACGCCCCCACCACACCGGCCTGGCCGACAGGGCGGGCAGAACCGGCGGAGCCGATGGGGTGGACGGAACCGGGATGGCCGGTTCCCGGCACGGCTGCGACCCACGAGCACGGTGCGGCGATCTCCACCGACCCCGGCCAGCCCAGCAATCAGGCCGGCCAGGGCAGCGACAACCTCGACGACTGGGCCACCCACGAGATGGACCCAGCCGATTTACTCGATGTGGACCCGGCCGACCTGCTCTACCTGCTTGAGGCCGTGGGCACGGAACCCGACCCCGAACCGCAACCGATGCATCCGCCCCGGCCGCAGACCCCGCCCCGCCCGACATCGTGGCCGCAACCCAACGGCGACCAGCCCAGCCAGTCCCCCGGGACTCAGTCGATCCCGCCCGGACCAGGCACGCAGAATCCGGCACCTCAATCGCCGACGCCCGAGCCGGTTCCCGGCATGGATGTGACCCACGAGCACGATGCGGCGATCTCCACCGACTTCGGCCAGCCCAGCATCGACGATCAGGCCGACTACGGCAGCAGGAACCTCGACGACTGGGCCGACGACGGCGGGAACCTCGGCGACTGGGCCATCGGGCAGGGGCCGGACATGGACTGGCAACCATCCCTCACGCCACCCCCAGCGGTGACCCACACCGACGCCGGCACCATCCACACCGGCGACACCCCCACCACCCCACCGACGAGCCACCCACCACACCCGCCCCACTGCACCCCCACCAACCCCAACCCACCGCCAGCAGCCGACAGGTACGCCACCCGGACGAGGCCCGGGCCCTGTTCGACCAACACGCCGACCACATCGCCACCACCACAGCGCAGCGAGACCAGCTGCGGCAGTTGTGGCACGCCCTGA